From the genome of Leguminivora glycinivorella isolate SPB_JAAS2020 chromosome Z, LegGlyc_1.1, whole genome shotgun sequence, one region includes:
- the LOC125240587 gene encoding uncharacterized protein LOC125240587, with the protein MSDMHASNGVCAQLYASRARARGEYSVPCVHACSGEQQRAGAAACRRHLLGLGHVAVDAASGELLGLVSWTCANAPADIRRRSGLPMPLGIVVPNRMTFYMDVDCSRIIKADTGHWSRLRKGYYYWACGDIYLGHPIPDNKIPNRKVFVL; encoded by the coding sequence ATGAGCGACATGCACGCGAGCAACGGCGTGTGCGCGCAGCTGTACGCGTCgcgtgcgcgcgcgcgcggcgaGTACAGCGTGCCGTGCGTGCACGCGTGCAGCGGCGAGCAGCagcgcgccggcgccgccgcctGCCGCCGCCACCTGCTGGGCCTGGGCCACGTGGCCGTGGACGCCGCCAGCGGCGAGCTGCTGGGCCTCGTCTCCTGGACCTGCGCCAACGCGCCCGCCGACATACGCCGCAGGAGCGGCCTGCCGATGCCGCTCGGCATAGTCGTGCCTAACAGGATGACCTTTTACATGGACGTGGACTGCAGCAGGATTATCAAAGCGGACACAGGGCATTGGAGTCGGCTGAGGAAAGGGTATTACTATTGGGCGTGTGGTGACATATACCTAGGACACCCTATCCCTGACAATAAAATCCCTAATAGAAAAGTGTTCGTGCTCTAA